A portion of the Deferrivibrio essentukiensis genome contains these proteins:
- a CDS encoding NUDIX hydrolase, with translation MDSHWKKLNTHREYLDRVLSVEHREFYFAKENASMNFTVVNTNDWVTIIPITLDDKFVLVKQFRVGTEETTYEFPGGAVNKGEDKLKAALRELREETGIEPIEIKLLGEIHPNPAFMSNKAYVYLAKGCEFKYDLNLDMFEDIELITLTKNELEDYIRSGMIKHSIVLAAYSLFLVDNKV, from the coding sequence ATGGATAGTCACTGGAAAAAATTAAATACACACAGAGAGTATCTTGATAGGGTACTCTCTGTGGAACATCGTGAGTTTTATTTTGCCAAAGAAAATGCCTCAATGAACTTTACTGTGGTAAATACTAATGATTGGGTTACCATTATTCCCATAACACTTGATGATAAATTTGTTTTGGTGAAGCAGTTTAGAGTAGGCACTGAAGAAACTACATATGAATTTCCTGGCGGTGCCGTTAATAAAGGTGAAGATAAATTAAAAGCGGCTCTCAGAGAATTGAGAGAGGAGACCGGCATTGAACCAATAGAGATAAAACTATTAGGTGAGATTCATCCTAACCCTGCCTTTATGAGTAACAAAGCTTATGTCTATCTTGCAAAGGGGTGTGAGTTTAAATATGATTTGAATTTGGATATGTTTGAGGATATTGAATTGATAACACTGACTAAAAATGAATTGGAAGATTATATAAGAAGTGGTATGATAAAGCATAGCATAGTATTGGCTGCTTATTCTTTATTTTTGGTTGATAACAAAGTTTGA
- a CDS encoding amino acid ABC transporter permease, which produces MKGLFITLEVSAISLILSFIFGLFSALFSISNSFMLKFLSTFYVETIRNTPLLIQIFFNYFVISPIFDISPFVTAILTLSLFEGAYASEIIRGGINSIPLGQYEAARSLGLTEYQMYRFIVLPQALKNVAPPLASQGISLIKDSSLISTISVYELTLYGQAIVSETFLSFEVWFTIALIYLIINVILSAGIKIFSKKVARSAI; this is translated from the coding sequence ATAAAAGGTCTCTTTATTACATTGGAAGTATCTGCTATTAGTCTGATTTTATCTTTTATATTTGGACTTTTCAGTGCACTTTTCAGCATATCAAACTCTTTTATGTTGAAATTTTTATCTACTTTCTATGTGGAGACTATAAGAAATACTCCGTTATTGATTCAAATATTTTTTAATTACTTTGTAATTTCACCTATTTTTGATATATCGCCGTTTGTGACAGCAATACTTACACTAAGCCTATTTGAGGGGGCGTATGCATCTGAAATTATAAGAGGCGGGATAAACTCTATCCCTTTGGGACAGTATGAAGCAGCGAGAAGTCTGGGGTTAACTGAATATCAAATGTACCGGTTTATTGTTTTGCCCCAGGCATTAAAAAATGTGGCACCCCCCCTTGCAAGTCAAGGTATCTCTCTTATTAAAGATTCATCTCTTATAAGTACGATTTCTGTTTATGAGTTGACACTTTATGGGCAAGCAATAGTTAGTGAGACATTCTTGAGCTTTGAAGTATGGTTTACAATTGCTTTGATATATCTTATAATAAATGTGATATTGTCGGCTGGGATTAAAATATTTTCAAAAAAAGTCGCAAGGAGTGCAATATGA
- a CDS encoding transporter substrate-binding domain-containing protein has protein sequence MKKLLSIIIVLLIMFGASAYADSVRENLTKESTVEKILKRGYIKVGMSTFVPWAMQDKNGNLIGFEIDVAKRLAQDMGVKVEFIPTKWSGIIPALLTGKYDVIIGGMGITPERNKKVNFTIPYDYSGMSIVAHKKKAEGFNKLEDFNKNDVVIAVRIGTTAESAVKKYLPNAKLKLFDDESQAIQELLTGRVHAVVASAPMPAFQAIEHSDKLFLPFKETFTKEPIAFAIRKGDVDTLNYFNSWITIVESEGWLKERKDYWFNSKDWEKLLK, from the coding sequence ATGAAAAAACTGTTAAGCATTATTATTGTATTACTAATTATGTTTGGAGCAAGTGCTTATGCTGACTCTGTAAGAGAAAATCTTACAAAAGAGAGCACAGTAGAGAAGATTTTAAAAAGAGGGTATATTAAGGTAGGGATGTCTACTTTTGTACCATGGGCGATGCAGGATAAAAATGGAAATCTAATCGGCTTTGAAATTGATGTGGCCAAAAGACTGGCTCAGGACATGGGGGTAAAAGTTGAATTTATTCCTACTAAATGGTCAGGAATTATTCCTGCTCTTTTGACAGGTAAGTATGATGTGATTATCGGAGGTATGGGAATTACGCCTGAAAGGAATAAAAAAGTCAATTTTACTATCCCTTACGATTACTCAGGTATGTCTATCGTAGCACATAAGAAAAAGGCTGAGGGCTTTAATAAATTGGAAGATTTTAATAAAAATGATGTTGTTATTGCTGTGAGAATCGGCACTACTGCTGAAAGCGCAGTCAAAAAATATTTGCCTAATGCCAAGCTTAAACTTTTTGACGATGAATCACAAGCAATTCAAGAGCTTTTGACAGGTCGCGTGCATGCTGTAGTTGCTTCTGCTCCAATGCCTGCATTTCAAGCGATAGAGCATAGTGATAAACTTTTTCTCCCGTTTAAGGAAACATTTACAAAAGAGCCTATTGCATTTGCAATAAGAAAGGGTGATGTGGATACTTTAAATTATTTCAACAGCTGGATTACAATTGTAGAGTCCGAAGGTTGGCTTAAAGAGCGAAAAGATTATTGGTTTAACTCAAAAGATTGGGAGAAACTTTTGAAATAA
- a CDS encoding amino acid ABC transporter permease → MKKVSFKRIDILVLSILILIVFYIFYRINIYIDYHWQWHRVVDYIINKDEKGYHFGLLSKGLFYTLKLSMWSIIFSIILGFIFGTFRSFKRPFFRFGSLIYVELNRNIPPLILIFIFYFFISDQIFTLFEVEYFIRNLGKTAREIITIFFAPPNLISSFFAGVLALSVFESAYIAEIVKAGIESVDVGQKEAAKALGLSKYQILRYVTIPQASKVIIPPLSNQCISTIKDSSIVSVIAIPELTFQGMEMMSATYLSYETWITVTFFYFILTFSLSMLNKKIERTYTLNF, encoded by the coding sequence ATGAAAAAAGTTAGCTTTAAAAGGATAGACATATTGGTATTGTCTATCCTTATACTTATTGTTTTTTATATTTTTTATAGAATTAATATCTATATAGACTACCACTGGCAATGGCATAGGGTAGTCGATTATATAATTAATAAAGATGAAAAAGGATACCATTTTGGTCTTTTGTCTAAGGGGTTATTTTATACTCTAAAACTAAGTATGTGGTCTATTATTTTTAGTATTATTTTAGGATTTATATTTGGTACTTTCAGGTCATTTAAACGACCTTTTTTCAGGTTTGGTTCTTTGATATATGTTGAGTTAAATAGAAATATCCCACCTTTAATTCTGATTTTTATATTTTATTTTTTTATAAGTGATCAAATTTTCACACTGTTTGAAGTTGAGTATTTCATAAGAAATTTGGGAAAAACAGCTCGTGAAATAATAACAATATTTTTTGCTCCGCCAAATTTGATATCATCCTTTTTTGCCGGGGTATTGGCACTTTCAGTATTTGAAAGTGCTTATATAGCTGAAATTGTTAAGGCAGGTATTGAATCTGTTGATGTAGGACAAAAGGAGGCTGCCAAAGCATTGGGTTTATCAAAATATCAAATTTTAAGATATGTAACTATTCCGCAGGCATCCAAGGTAATAATTCCTCCCCTTAGTAACCAGTGTATTTCAACAATAAAAGATTCTTCAATTGTCTCTGTAATAGCTATCCCTGAGCTTACATTTCAGGGCATGGAGATGATGTCAGCAACCTATTTGTCATACGAGACTTGGATTACTGTGACTTTTTTTTATTTTATTCTTACCTTTTCCCTTTCTATGCTGAATAAGAAAATTGAAAGGACTTATACTCTTAATTTCTGA
- a CDS encoding PstS family phosphate ABC transporter substrate-binding protein: protein MKKSLLIALVFMACLTVIGVASARDQIRIVGSSTVYPFSSYVAEEFGATTNFKTPVVESTGSGGGHKLFSEGVGEKTPDITNSSRRIKEKELKNNIEKGIETIEVKIGFDGIVLAQNKDSSDLKLSRKDILLAVAEEVPANGKLVKNPYKYWNEINPNLPKRKILIYGPPTSSGTRDAFEELALEEASKKIKEYGGKYSKIRTDGVYVPAGENDNLIVQRLVKDKEAVGIFGYSFLEENSDRLKGATVDGYEPTFENISSGKYPISRSLYFYVKKNHLGKIPGIEEYVDLFVSEKIIGGRGVLKRIGLIPLPKADREKIRAEWKSRKVLTISDIK from the coding sequence ATGAAAAAAAGCTTGTTAATAGCTCTTGTATTTATGGCTTGCTTGACAGTGATAGGTGTGGCTTCTGCAAGGGATCAGATTAGGATAGTTGGCTCCAGTACGGTATACCCTTTTTCGAGTTATGTTGCTGAAGAATTTGGAGCAACAACTAATTTTAAAACCCCTGTGGTTGAATCAACAGGTTCAGGTGGCGGTCATAAATTATTTAGTGAAGGGGTAGGGGAGAAAACTCCTGATATAACCAATTCATCAAGAAGAATCAAAGAGAAAGAGTTGAAAAATAATATTGAAAAAGGGATTGAAACCATTGAAGTTAAAATAGGTTTTGATGGGATAGTTTTGGCTCAAAATAAAGATTCAAGTGATTTAAAACTTTCTAGAAAAGATATTTTGCTTGCTGTTGCAGAAGAAGTGCCGGCAAATGGTAAGCTTGTAAAAAACCCTTATAAGTATTGGAATGAAATTAATCCAAATTTGCCTAAAAGAAAAATTTTGATTTATGGTCCACCTACATCTTCAGGTACAAGAGATGCTTTTGAAGAGTTGGCGCTGGAAGAAGCTTCTAAAAAGATAAAAGAATATGGTGGAAAGTATTCAAAAATTAGGACTGATGGAGTCTATGTCCCAGCAGGTGAAAATGATAACTTAATTGTTCAAAGGCTTGTTAAAGATAAAGAAGCTGTCGGTATATTTGGATACAGTTTCCTTGAAGAAAACAGTGACAGACTAAAAGGTGCTACAGTGGACGGGTATGAGCCAACTTTTGAAAATATATCTTCCGGAAAATACCCCATATCAAGAAGCCTATATTTTTATGTCAAAAAGAACCACTTAGGCAAAATACCTGGTATTGAGGAGTATGTTGACCTTTTTGTAAGTGAGAAAATTATTGGCGGTAGGGGAGTTTTAAAAAGGATAGGTCTTATCCCGTTGCCAAAGGCTGACAGGGAAAAAATAAGAGCAGAGTGGAAAAGTAGAAAAGTATTGACTATAAGTGATATAAAATAA
- the pstC gene encoding phosphate ABC transporter permease subunit PstC has protein sequence MTEIFFYIFLICIFLILFVGHYLGIKKALLLESVNELKSRPYYYGWYCLLWMSVPAFLFYVILSILSFYKLLYFPPFLTYIFTFLFVIVGLLLSLINISPKLNARAKVEKFIDIILLICAVITILVTIGIVLSIFFESLKFFRNVNIFDFIFGTKWEPDTAFLGGAGRGDEMVAEPKFGSVPLFAGTAMITLIAMLVAVPSGLFSAIYLSEYASKNVRKRVKPLLEILAGIPTVVYGFFAAITVSPMVVKIAESLGLKAEYTNALSPGIVMGIMIIPYISSLSDDVINAVPKSLREGSLALGTTKSETIKHVVLPAALPGIFSAVILAVSRAIGETMIVVMAAGLRPNLTLNPLEGMTTVTVRIVDALVGDQEFGSLETLSAFGLGFVLLLITLILNIFSMKIVRRFREKYD, from the coding sequence ATGACTGAGATATTTTTTTATATATTTTTGATATGTATATTTTTGATACTTTTTGTAGGGCACTATTTGGGCATAAAAAAAGCTTTACTTTTGGAATCAGTAAATGAATTAAAATCAAGACCTTATTATTATGGCTGGTATTGCCTATTGTGGATGAGTGTACCGGCCTTTTTGTTTTATGTAATTTTATCAATTTTGTCATTTTATAAGTTACTATATTTTCCTCCTTTTTTAACATATATTTTTACCTTTTTGTTTGTGATTGTAGGTCTTTTATTAAGTCTTATAAATATTAGTCCTAAATTAAATGCAAGAGCTAAAGTGGAAAAGTTTATAGATATAATTCTTCTTATATGCGCTGTTATTACAATATTGGTTACGATAGGGATTGTGCTTTCAATATTTTTTGAGTCCCTGAAATTTTTTAGAAACGTAAACATATTTGACTTTATTTTTGGCACAAAATGGGAGCCTGATACAGCATTTTTAGGTGGTGCAGGTAGGGGTGATGAAATGGTTGCTGAACCAAAATTTGGTTCTGTTCCACTTTTTGCCGGTACTGCAATGATTACTTTGATAGCAATGCTCGTAGCTGTGCCTTCGGGACTTTTTAGTGCAATATATCTTTCCGAGTATGCATCTAAAAATGTTAGAAAAAGGGTTAAGCCTTTACTTGAAATTTTGGCTGGGATACCTACCGTTGTTTACGGTTTTTTCGCAGCAATAACCGTAAGCCCTATGGTGGTCAAAATAGCAGAATCATTAGGTCTTAAGGCAGAATACACAAATGCACTTTCCCCGGGGATTGTTATGGGGATAATGATAATTCCGTATATCTCCTCTTTGTCTGATGATGTCATAAATGCAGTACCAAAAAGCTTAAGAGAGGGGTCATTGGCACTTGGAACAACTAAGTCTGAAACAATAAAGCATGTAGTTTTGCCCGCTGCATTGCCCGGCATTTTTTCAGCTGTTATACTGGCGGTTTCAAGGGCAATAGGGGAAACAATGATAGTAGTGATGGCTGCAGGACTTAGACCTAATCTTACATTGAATCCTTTGGAAGGGATGACAACGGTAACAGTCAGAATTGTAGATGCACTGGTAGGTGATCAAGAGTTTGGCAGTCTCGAAACTTTATCGGCATTTGGTTTGGGATTTGTCTTGTTGTTAATAACTCTGATTTTAAATATATTTTCTATGAAAATCGTTAGGCGTTTCAGAGAAAAGTACGATTAA
- the pstA gene encoding phosphate ABC transporter permease PstA, which produces MSVKNIQSKLNRKRYFKEKVFRFYGIIALVISFLFLLTFFGNMIGKGYSALRQAKIYTTITITPEVLEDPSYAFPENEYYFVSRDEIRRLPLMIQNSSGMMNKTFKKWVTADSEVDQYLKGKPSRLKNMDKKYIDKLKEEGRVRLFFNWGFFTNGDSNLPEIAGIKAAVFGTIYVVIITILVSVPIGIATAIYLEEYAKDNFLTRIIEVNINNLAAIPSIIYGLLGLAIFINFLHVPRSSALAGGLTLGIMNLPVIVISARAAIKSVPPSIREAAYGVGASKLQVIWHHILPLAIPGILTGFIIGLARSIGETAPLLIVGMVAYIPDAPSSFTQSTTVLPAQIYNWSTASLRAFTEKTALAILVLLTVMLFLNAIAIWLRNKYEKQW; this is translated from the coding sequence ATGTCCGTTAAAAATATTCAAAGTAAGTTAAATAGGAAAAGATATTTTAAGGAAAAGGTTTTTAGGTTTTATGGAATAATTGCCCTTGTGATTTCATTTCTATTTTTGCTTACATTTTTTGGTAATATGATTGGCAAAGGTTATTCTGCATTAAGACAAGCTAAAATTTATACTACAATAACTATTACTCCTGAAGTCTTGGAAGACCCTTCCTATGCATTTCCTGAGAACGAATACTATTTTGTTAGTCGGGATGAAATAAGAAGATTGCCGCTAATGATTCAAAATTCTAGCGGTATGATGAATAAAACCTTCAAAAAATGGGTTACAGCTGACTCCGAGGTGGATCAATATTTAAAGGGGAAGCCCTCAAGACTAAAGAATATGGATAAAAAGTATATTGATAAGCTAAAAGAGGAGGGGAGAGTCAGACTATTTTTCAACTGGGGATTTTTCACAAACGGTGACTCTAATCTTCCTGAAATAGCTGGTATCAAAGCCGCCGTGTTTGGAACTATTTATGTGGTAATTATTACAATTTTGGTAAGTGTCCCTATCGGTATTGCCACTGCAATTTATTTAGAAGAGTATGCAAAAGATAATTTCCTGACAAGGATAATAGAGGTTAATATTAACAATTTGGCAGCCATCCCTTCAATTATTTACGGTCTTTTGGGACTTGCTATATTTATAAATTTTTTACATGTACCAAGGTCTTCAGCTCTTGCAGGCGGGCTTACTTTGGGTATCATGAATTTGCCCGTGATAGTTATTAGTGCCAGGGCAGCAATAAAATCAGTTCCACCTTCAATAAGGGAAGCAGCATATGGTGTAGGTGCATCAAAGCTACAGGTCATATGGCATCACATTCTTCCCCTTGCTATCCCAGGAATTTTGACTGGTTTTATTATAGGTCTTGCCAGATCAATCGGCGAGACAGCTCCACTTCTTATTGTAGGGATGGTTGCATATATCCCTGATGCACCATCAAGCTTTACTCAGTCCACAACTGTATTGCCGGCACAGATTTATAATTGGTCTACGGCATCTTTGAGGGCATTTACGGAAAAGACCGCACTTGCCATTTTAGTTTTGCTAACGGTAATGTTGTTTTTAAATGCCATTGCTATTTGGCTTAGAAATAAATATGAAAAACAGTGGTAA
- the pstB gene encoding phosphate ABC transporter ATP-binding protein PstB, with protein MEMNNMNIKMSATNVNFYYGEFKALKNININFYENNVTALIGPSGCGKSTFLRCLNRMNDLIDDTKVEGEILLDNENIYDADVDVVELRKKIGMVFQKPNPFPKSIYDNIAYGPKIHGMANKGAEMDELVESSLKKAFLWDEVKDRLHAPATALSGGQQQRLCIARAIAMRPDIILMDEPASALDPIATQKIEDLIFELKNNFTIIIVTHSMQQAARVSDFTAFFYMGNLIEFGKTDEIFTKPKLKQTEDYITGRFG; from the coding sequence ATGGAGATGAATAATATGAATATTAAGATGTCAGCAACAAATGTAAATTTTTATTATGGTGAGTTTAAGGCACTTAAAAATATAAATATTAATTTTTACGAAAATAATGTTACAGCACTTATTGGGCCTTCCGGCTGCGGCAAAAGTACATTTCTAAGGTGTCTTAACAGGATGAATGATCTGATTGATGATACAAAAGTAGAAGGTGAAATTTTGTTGGACAATGAAAATATTTATGATGCTGATGTAGATGTAGTAGAGCTGAGAAAAAAGATAGGGATGGTGTTTCAAAAGCCGAACCCTTTTCCTAAATCGATTTATGATAATATTGCTTATGGACCAAAAATACACGGTATGGCAAATAAAGGTGCTGAAATGGATGAACTTGTTGAAAGTTCTCTAAAAAAAGCCTTCTTATGGGATGAGGTAAAGGACAGATTACATGCTCCTGCCACGGCACTTTCAGGTGGACAACAGCAGCGACTTTGTATTGCAAGAGCAATAGCTATGAGACCTGATATAATCCTTATGGATGAGCCTGCATCAGCACTTGATCCTATTGCTACTCAGAAAATAGAGGATTTGATTTTTGAGCTTAAAAATAATTTTACAATCATTATTGTGACGCACAGTATGCAGCAAGCTGCAAGAGTCTCCGATTTTACTGCATTTTTTTATATGGGTAATTTAATAGAATTTGGTAAAACAGATGAAATTTTTACAAAACCTAAATTAAAACAGACGGAAGATTATATAACCGGTAGATTTGGATAA
- a CDS encoding sensor histidine kinase has product MKSFLKIFLIISLPIFLVTFTGFYFTTQKINKLSTEQIEAELETNLSLITNDLDIHNLNKQTYEKLETLYKKSLIRITIIDKNSGKVLLDNSVKYEEIKNLDNHLNRPEVKAALLKGVGSYQRYSNTINKSLIYYAKIIDDKVVRIAYPFEFLTDFSKKFTLPFINFIIILTLAILIIALYLAKLISVPVQRLDYIANHIEKGEKEIHFPEFKDKTMSRISSLIYKIYHIMLNKQKELADSEQRLNFILSIMNESILLLNNKNELLHINESGVKMFNIKTLNKNLLNLSSDMDTINFFSKIGNLPENNIVVEKYKNLFTEVYVKIIENYKLIVIKDISEKISYETFKTELVGNISHELKTPIAMILGYAETIAENSDLDRPTLSKFSKKIYDSSIRLNNLIDDILKVHKLETIGENFAVSEPVNLTIFKHDISEYYADSGKDIELNFDNESVYIEYEHLQSLLKNLLDNAIKYSTGNKVIAEISKLDRKILIKVSDFGPIIPESEKERIFERFYTGSKSRNKANAGTGLGLSIVKHITELYHGKIKVDKNKFLGNTFEITLYEKHN; this is encoded by the coding sequence ATGAAATCTTTTCTAAAAATTTTTCTTATTATTTCTCTACCTATTTTCCTTGTAACTTTTACGGGATTTTATTTTACTACACAAAAAATTAATAAACTTTCAACTGAACAAATAGAAGCTGAGCTTGAAACTAATTTGTCTCTAATAACAAACGATTTGGATATACACAATTTAAATAAACAAACTTACGAAAAATTAGAAACACTTTATAAAAAATCCCTAATCCGAATTACAATTATTGATAAAAACTCAGGGAAAGTACTCCTTGATAATAGCGTAAAATATGAAGAGATAAAAAATCTCGATAATCACCTCAATAGACCTGAAGTAAAGGCTGCCCTATTAAAAGGGGTCGGAAGCTATCAAAGATATAGCAATACTATTAACAAAAGTCTAATCTACTATGCTAAAATAATCGATGATAAAGTTGTCAGGATAGCTTACCCGTTTGAATTTTTGACAGACTTTTCAAAAAAATTTACCCTACCATTTATAAACTTTATCATCATATTGACACTTGCAATTTTAATAATTGCGCTTTATCTGGCTAAATTAATAAGTGTGCCAGTTCAAAGGCTTGATTATATCGCTAATCATATTGAAAAAGGGGAAAAAGAAATTCATTTTCCCGAGTTTAAAGATAAAACGATGTCAAGAATATCTTCATTAATATACAAAATTTACCATATAATGCTAAATAAACAAAAAGAACTTGCTGACTCCGAGCAAAGACTAAACTTCATACTCTCCATAATGAACGAATCCATATTGCTTTTAAATAATAAAAATGAACTATTACACATAAATGAATCTGGAGTAAAAATGTTTAATATTAAAACATTAAACAAAAACTTACTTAACCTTAGCTCCGATATGGATACAATAAATTTTTTTAGCAAAATCGGTAACCTTCCTGAAAATAATATAGTTGTAGAAAAATATAAAAACCTATTTACAGAGGTATACGTCAAAATAATTGAAAACTATAAGCTGATAGTAATTAAGGATATATCGGAAAAAATTTCATATGAGACATTTAAGACGGAGCTTGTGGGAAACATATCTCACGAACTCAAAACACCTATCGCAATGATTTTAGGCTATGCTGAAACTATTGCAGAAAATAGTGATTTGGATAGACCCACACTAAGCAAATTTTCAAAAAAGATATACGACTCATCAATCAGATTAAACAACCTGATTGATGATATATTAAAAGTGCACAAATTAGAAACAATAGGCGAAAACTTTGCCGTAAGTGAGCCGGTAAACCTTACAATTTTTAAACACGATATAAGTGAATATTACGCAGATTCAGGCAAAGATATTGAATTAAATTTTGATAATGAATCAGTTTATATAGAATATGAACACTTGCAAAGTCTTCTTAAAAATTTACTGGATAATGCTATTAAATATTCAACCGGTAATAAAGTGATTGCTGAAATATCTAAACTTGACAGGAAAATATTGATCAAAGTTTCTGATTTTGGGCCTATTATTCCTGAAAGTGAAAAGGAGCGAATTTTTGAGCGATTTTACACCGGCTCAAAATCGAGAAATAAAGCCAATGCAGGTACAGGGCTTGGTCTTTCTATCGTAAAACATATTACAGAACTATACCACGGAAAAATCAAAGTTGATAAAAACAAATTCCTTGGTAATACATTTGAAATTACATTGTACGAAAAACACAATTAA
- a CDS encoding response regulator transcription factor, which translates to MSSKILIIEDEEDLREILKFNLEKEGFQVEAVQDANYGLMILEEFIPDIILLDLMLPGLKGQQFLKLIKSNSMFRLVPVIIVSAKNSETDIVSALESGAEDFITKPFSIKILIAKIKVILKRKSNIDSNIISYCGIELDKSLRIAKIESEQIELTLKEFELLQLLISNPKRVFTRNQLLTNIWGYDADVYTRTVDSHISSLRKKLKDKGDIIKSVPKIGYKVE; encoded by the coding sequence ATGAGCAGTAAAATACTCATTATAGAAGATGAAGAAGATTTAAGAGAGATTCTCAAATTTAATCTTGAAAAAGAGGGATTTCAAGTAGAAGCAGTCCAAGATGCCAATTACGGACTTATGATACTTGAAGAGTTTATTCCTGATATAATTCTTTTGGACTTAATGCTTCCCGGGCTTAAAGGACAACAATTTTTGAAACTTATCAAAAGCAATTCTATGTTTAGACTTGTACCAGTCATTATAGTTTCTGCTAAAAATTCAGAAACTGATATTGTAAGTGCCCTTGAAAGCGGTGCAGAAGACTTTATTACCAAACCGTTTAGTATAAAAATACTAATAGCAAAGATTAAAGTTATTTTAAAAAGAAAATCTAATATTGACTCTAACATTATTTCCTACTGCGGAATAGAGTTAGATAAATCACTTAGAATTGCAAAAATAGAGAGTGAGCAAATTGAACTTACTTTGAAAGAGTTTGAACTTTTACAACTTCTAATATCCAATCCGAAAAGGGTATTTACCAGAAATCAATTACTTACCAATATATGGGGGTATGATGCTGATGTATACACAAGGACTGTTGATTCCCACATTTCTTCCCTAAGAAAAAAATTAAAAGATAAAGGGGATATAATCAAATCTGTCCCAAAAATCGGTTATAAGGTAGAATAA
- the phoU gene encoding phosphate signaling complex protein PhoU: MKKLEHEILEIKAQLAEMSSKVTQMLEKSMQSLVESDTPLAENVIKMDDEVDAIDSLIDEKCLTILALYEPKAIDLRYITTVLRIIVDLERIGDHCVDIAKEVRNINQYPPIKPYIDLPRMAKITMEMIQASLSAFFNRDVTLALTTIKQDDIIDNLHKQILRELLTYIAEDIRKTSVAISLMFIVRSIERIADHSTNICEMVYFMNTGKNIKHKNINEIMENYEQ; this comes from the coding sequence ATGAAAAAATTAGAACATGAAATATTGGAAATTAAAGCACAGCTTGCTGAAATGAGTAGCAAAGTAACTCAAATGCTTGAGAAATCTATGCAATCTTTAGTAGAATCAGACACTCCACTTGCAGAAAATGTAATCAAAATGGATGATGAGGTGGACGCCATAGACTCTTTAATCGATGAAAAATGTCTGACAATTCTTGCCCTTTATGAACCTAAAGCTATTGATTTAAGATATATTACAACCGTTTTAAGGATAATTGTTGACTTAGAAAGAATTGGTGACCACTGTGTAGATATCGCCAAAGAGGTTAGAAATATTAACCAATATCCACCCATAAAGCCATATATAGACCTCCCTCGAATGGCAAAAATAACTATGGAAATGATTCAAGCCTCTCTTTCTGCTTTCTTCAATAGGGATGTCACACTCGCTTTAACAACAATCAAACAGGATGATATTATAGATAATTTGCACAAACAGATACTAAGAGAGCTACTGACCTATATTGCGGAAGATATCAGAAAAACAAGTGTGGCAATTTCACTGATGTTTATAGTCAGAAGTATTGAAAGGATTGCTGATCACTCTACAAATATTTGTGAAATGGTTTACTTTATGAATACTGGTAAAAATATAAAACATAAGAATATTAATGAAATAATGGAGAATTATGAGCAGTAA